The Geomonas ferrireducens DNA segment GGTTCCCCGAGCTGGTCGACGTGGGACGCCCCGGCCCCAAGCTGCACGCCTCCGACATCGTCATCATAGGGCTTCGGGAGCTCGATCCGCAGGAAAGGGTGCGCCTGCGCGAAAGCGGCATCATGGCCTACACCATGCGCGACATCGATGAACGCGGCATGGCGGCAGTGGCGCGCGAGGCGCTGGGAAGGCTCGCCCACAGGACGCGGCTGCACGTGAGCCTCGACCTGGACGGCCTCGATCCCCTCGAGGTGCCCGGGGTGGGGACCACGGCACCCGGCGGCATCACCTATCGGGAGGCGCAGCTGTTGATGGAGATCATCGCCGACTCCGGCCTTTTGAGCTCGATGGATATCGTCGAGATCAACCCGATCCTTGACAACAGTAACCGCACCGCGAAAATCGCCGTCGAGCTTGCCGCCTCGGCCTTCGGCGCGGCCATCCTGTAAAGCGCCGCTCTTTTACTTTGCGCCAAAAAAGAAAAGCCTGTCCGCAGCGGACAGGCTTTTTTTCGTTCAATCGCTGGGCGGCTTGCCCGGGGTGAATCAGCTCTTAGGTGGAGCCTGTTGCGGTGCGATATCGTGGTGTTTCACGACCTTCAGCTTTCTCGCCACGAAGACGTAGCCTGCCGGGAGTTTCTGGAACTTGCCGCTCGCCTTTATTTCATCGCCGATCACCGGCTGCTCCCCGCCGGGGCACTTCACCGGGATGTAGAGTTTCTCGCAGCCGGTTTTGCACTCCGCCTCCTTGGTATCCATGATGCCGATCACGGACTTGTCGTACTGGGAGGAGCCGGCCATAACGCCGGTGATGGTGATGGTGCCGGTGTGCGTTTTCGGGCTACCCACTTCGTTTACCCCGATCGTCTTTCCCTCGAATACCTTTACCATCATGAAGATCAAGGCCGCTCCGAGGAGGACCGATATTGCGGTGATTGCTACCTTTTGCATG contains these protein-coding regions:
- the rocF gene encoding arginase — translated: MENSIRMIGVPVDLGQEQRGVDLGPGALRYAGLAARLTGLGYLVEDMGNLPVPVRDVLGAERDQRYLPSITAVCETVYRAGASAVAQGYLPIFMGGDHSMSVGSIGGVTDEHPAAVIWVDAHADFNTPQSTITGNIHGMALAALLGEGFPELVDVGRPGPKLHASDIVIIGLRELDPQERVRLRESGIMAYTMRDIDERGMAAVAREALGRLAHRTRLHVSLDLDGLDPLEVPGVGTTAPGGITYREAQLLMEIIADSGLLSSMDIVEINPILDNSNRTAKIAVELAASAFGAAIL